ACAGTGGTCAGCGCTGCATGAACGTCCGCATGTACGGATGGGAAGTCGACGCCAGCTACGGTGAGCTTCTGGATCGCTACGACATTGACGCCTTGGACATTCTGACCGCCCAGGTCGGTGAGGTGGCGGCGTTCGACGACCTGCAGGCCGAGCGTGGCGGCAAGAGCGGGCGTCACGATGGCGTCGGAGCTGGTTCCGGTGTCGATGATGAAGGTGAACGGTCCCTTGCCGTTGATCATGACTTTGACAAATGGGACTCCGTGCCGTAGTTCGAGCGGAGCGGAGGTGGCTCCTTTCGCGGGCGCGTAGGAATGCGGTGATGAGGATTGAGTTGACGGTTCCCCGGCGCCGCAGATCACGGAGGAAACTGCGATCGTCGCCCAGGCAAAGAAATCCCGCAAGCGCGGATGCTTCATCGCGTTCCTTTCACGACATGATTTATGAGATTTTCTTTATACGTACTCTTCACCATTTTGTACTTCTTCATACAACTCCGTCAATTTTTATTTACATAACGATGTATTCATTGAACTTATTTTTATTTATTTCTGCACTTTTCTGAAGTTTGTTTGCAAATGCAACTATGCCGTTTTGGACGCGAGGATATCTCCGGAAAACAGAACGGCCTGCCGAGGGATGCCCGGCAGGCCGTTGCGCTTGCTTGTTTTCGATTGGATTTCTACTCGACCGCGGTGAGACTGCCCTCCAGAGGCGTCGACTCGGAGGAGTCTCCGACGTGGATCAGGAACTTGCCGGGGTCCATCTTCCAGTTCTTCGCGGACTCATCCCAGTAGGAGAAGGATCGCGCATCTAGATTGAGCGTGACATGTTTTGTTTCTCCGGGCGCGAGCCTGACTTTCTCGAAACCCTTCAATTCACGCTCGGGACGCTTCACTTTTGCGCCAGGTTCGGAGACATATAGTTGCGCAACTTCCGCGCCAGCCACGCTGCCGGTGTTGGTCACATCGAAGCTGACGGAGGCCGTGCCGCCGACCTTCACCGTTTGGGGTACGACAAGGTTTGCAAACGAAAACGTCGTGTAGCTTAGGCCGTATCCGAAGGGATAGAGCGCGTGTTTGCCGGTGGTTGTCCAATAGCGGTAGCCCACCATCAGACCGTCTTTGTAGTGGACGTGCTGCAGGCCGTCGGCTTCCTTGTGCGAGTAGTAATAGTCGTACGAGGGATTTTCCTTCCAGTCGCGGTCGAAGGTGACGGGGAGTTTGCCTTCGGGGTTTTGTTTACCGAGCAGGACTTCGGCGATCGCGGTTCCGCCCTCCTGACCAGGGTAGTAAGTCATGAGCAAAGCTGGAACCTTGTCGAGCCAGCGGTGTGTATCGACTGCGCCGCCGCCGGTCAGTGTGACCACAGTCTTCGGATTGGCCGCGGCGATGGCTTCAATGAGAGCATCCTGGCCCCAGGGCAACTCGAAGGTGCGATCATAGCCTTCGCTCTCCGTGTCGGCATCGAAGCCGATGGAGAGCACGACCGCGTCCGCTGTCTTCGCAAGGCGGAGTGCGTCGTCGGAGACAAGGCTGGACTCGGGAGCGAGACCCAAGGCGAGGCGCACGCCGGGAGTAAACGGCACGTAGTCGGCCACGATGTGAATGGGTTGACCAGCGGTAAGGTCGATGGTTGTGGAGAGCGGAATCTGGCCCTCGCGATGGGGTTGATCGAGGAGTTGCTTGCCATCGACTTTGACGGTGAAGGAGTCTTCGCCGGATGCGGCGGCTAAGAGGAGATATCTGCCACTCTTCTCTGGCTTGTAAGTTGCGGTGTAGCGCAGGCTGCGTGGATTAGGATCTGTTGCATCCCACATTGCCTGCTTCAGATCATTGATCTGTCTCTGATGGCTTTCTTCTGCTTTACCGGAAAACTCGTGATTGGCGAAGGTTTCCACGCGTACATCGCCATCGAAGTTTGTGTTGCCGAAGATATCCGCTACGGTCGGCAGACCGCGCGCGTAGACAACGTTGGCACCTGACTGCGCAGCGAGATTGCTCAGGCCGGTGAGGATACTGACCGGATCAAATGCCTGCGCCTGCGACGAACCACCGCCGCCGGTAACTGCCGGCCAGGCGTCAGGTCCGATGACTGCAATGGTCTTGACCTTGCCCGGATCGAGCGGGAGGATATGTCCCTCGTTTTTGAGCAGGGTGAGGCTTTCGCGCGCGCCTGCGAGAGCCGCTGCGCGATCGGCGATCGAGTAAGTGGAAAGCGAGTCGACGTACTGAGAATGTGCGTCGGGGCCAATCCAGTTATAACGCAGAGCTACGCGGAGCAGGCGCAGTATCTTGTCGTCGATGGTCGATTCTTTCACCTTGCCGGACTGCACCGCGGGCAGCAGTTCTTTCTTGTTCATGAACTTGGCATAGGGCATTTCTAGATCGAGGCCGTTATTGGCTGCGCCGACGCCATCGTAAGTCGCGTCCCAGTCGGACATAAGAAGGCCTTGAAAGTTCCATTCACCTTTGAGGACCTTGAGATTCAGGAACTCATTCTGCGTGGCGTGAACGCCGTTGAGCAGATTGTAGGAGTCCATGACCGCTGTGACCTTGGCTACTTTGACGGCGGCCTCAAATGCCGGGAGATACAGCTCGCGCAGAGTGCGTTCATCCACATCGGAACTTACATTGTGGCGATCGTACTCTTGATTGTTCGCGGCGAAGTGCTTCACAGTTGCGCTCACGCCCTGGGACTGCACGCCTTCGATGTAAGGAACCGCAAGGTGAGCATTGAGAAACGGGTCTTCGGATAAGTACTCGAAGTTGCGGCCGTTGACAGGCGAGCGCGCGATGTTGACACCGAGGGCCAGCAGGAAATGCACGCCGCGAGCACGGGCGTCGCGGCCGAGTCCTTCGCCTACCTGGCGGGCGACGTCCGGGTCCCAGGTAGCGGCGAGTGCAGCACCACCGGCGTAGGCCGTGGTCGGCCCAAAGGTCCGGACGCCGAGCGGTCCATCCGACATTTTGAGGCGCGGCAGGTCGACAGACGGGATCGCCTGGGTGTACATGCCGTCCGTTCCGCCGAGCAGATCGATTTTCTGTTCGAGGGTAAGTTTGGCCAGGATGGCGTGGGCGCGGGCTTCGATCTCCGGCGAGTCTGGAACCGGCCCGGAGATGGTTGATTGTGCAAGCAGCATGGAGCCGCGTTGTCCGGCTGGAAACAGACTCGAAGCCAGCAGCACAACGGCGAGAACCATTCGAAAAATCGTTTGAGTAGAGGTGTTACGTGATATCCGCATGTCCGCAAGAAGCGTAAACCTCTGGGCCGTCGGTTGGCAAAGATTTCCGGAGGAAAACAGTCTTGTGAAATTGGGATGAGAAGGATCCAGGTATCTGCACTTTCGCCGCATTCGGTCCCATATCTACGCTTTGACTTCGCATTTGATTCGGCTGTCTAAGCCCCAGGTTCGAGTACGGCTGACATAGCCGGAATATAACGCGGAGCCTTCGTCTGTATTTCCCTTCTGAATTCCCTGGATAAGTGGTCTGTTTTGAGTAGTCCTGATAAAGGAGGGTTATCCAGCGATGCTGGAATTGCGCTATATATGCTGTTTCGCGAGGCTTTTTCCATTGCATTTTTAATGCAATTGTCACTATGCTTACGAATGGAACCCACCAAACCAGCATTCTGTCGTAGCGGTAAATACCCAGAAAAGTATTAATCCCGCTATGTGCGCGCTTGCGCACTGGCAGTATCGCATCCGATTACCACTCTTTTCCGGAACGCGAACAGGAGCTACACACCCTGAAGTTTTTTGGAGGAAGCACGCATGAAGCTAAGTGGTTTTCGCAGTTTCCGCAGTTCCCCTGGCATAGCAACTATGTTGCTTGCCTTGTTGTCGGCACTTCCAATCAGTGCCGGGGCTCAGACGTTTCGCGGCGCCATCAACGGCACGGTAACAGATCCGTCAGGCGCGGTCGTGGCCGGTGCGACGGTGGAAGCTGTGGAGACAGCTACCAACGCATCGCACAAATCCATCACCTCAAGCGCAGGTGAGTTTGCCTTCCCCGATATGCCGGTCGGCAGCTATACCGTCTCTGTCACCGCTTCCGGATTCAAACCCGAAAAGATCGACCAGGTACCTGTATCCGCAGGCGCTACTTATGCCCTTCCTGTAAAACTTGGCGTGGCTTCCGCTGGCGAAACGGTGGAAGTTACGGCCAATTCACTTGCGGTCGATACGGTCACGGATACGCAATCGACGACGCTACCTGAGACAGTTGTGCAGAACTTACCCAACAGCGGTCGCGACTTTACGCAGATGCTGGCTCAGACTCCTGGATTTGCAGGACTTTCGACCGGCGGCGGCGGGGGCTACGCCAGCGTCAACGGAACCCGCACCAACTCAGTGAACTGGCAAATTGAGGGCACGGACAACAACGATCTCTGGTGGAATATCCCTGCTGTCAACCAGGGCGGAGTTTCGGCGATCGCAGGCGTCATTCTTCCTATCGACGCCATCGAGAACTTCTCCTTTGTGACTGCCGGTACGACCGATCTTGGCCGTAACTCGGGCGGCACAGCTAACCTTACGATCAAGTCCGGCACCAACGGCCTGCATGGATCGGCCTACTATTACAACCACAACGAGTTCTTCCAGCACTCCAATCCGTTTACCGGAGCGACAACGGAAACTCGCAATCAGCATTACGGTTTTTCGGTTGGTGGTCCAATTGTCAAAGATAGGCTGTTCTTCTTTCTGGCTGGGGAACATCAAGCGTTTCTGATCGGTGCGCAAGCAAAGGCGACTGAGCCTTCGGCCGCTTATCAAACCGAGGCTTATGCGATTCTGGATGCCTACGGCGTGCCGCACAATGCTGTCGCAGCAAATCTTTTGAACGGTAACGGCAGCCTGCCTGCACTATGGCCGGCGGTTGCATTGACCGGATCTGCGAATACCGATAACTACACGTCCACCGGCAATCTCACCGGGCACAGCTTCAACGGAATCGCCAAGCTCGACTATCAGCTCTCCCCGAGGGACCACATCGCGGCGAACTGGTTTGTCGGCCAGGGAACTCAGACGGCTCCGACTTCGTCTGAGCTGTACTACTACTTTGAAAATGCGCCTATTCATGTACAGAACTACTCTCTGGTAGAGAACCACGTCTTTTCGCCAAGCATCACTAACCAGATTTCTGCCGGTGTCAGCTACTTCAATCAGGCCTTCAGCGATGCCAATACAGCCCTCGATCCAATCGGGCTGGGATTGAATACCGGAGTTACCGATCCGGCACTGGGAGGCGCTCCGCATCTGATCATCGGTCCAACGGGCGCAAGCTCTGGACTGACCGCGGGCGGAAGCGGGTTCGATCCACTTGGCGTGACTCCGCCCGAAGGTAGAAACGACATTACCGGGCATCTCGATGAAAACCTGAGCTGGATCAAGGGGGCTCACCAGATGCACTTTGGCGGCGAGTTCCGTCAGGCGCAGGTCGACGACTTTTACCAAACAGGCGAACGCGGCACGATTTACTTTGATGGAACGCAGGGACCATGGAATGCTACCGGTACAGCGTGCGCAAATCTACAGACCGTCACTCCGAGTGCAACTACGCTGGCAGCGCTTACCTCGGACCCGAATGCGTACTTTCTGGCGGACTTCCTAGCCGGATGTTTTGACCCGACTAACTCCGAAAACGTAGTCGGTGATCCTAAGCGTCAGGTCTTCGTCAACACTTTCTCGCTCTCCGGACAGGATCAATGGGAAGTGGCGAAGAACCTGAGCCTGAACTTTGGCGTCCGGTACGACTATGAAGGTCCGGTGCACTCGGACGAACCGAATCTTTCCATCTTCGATCCATCTCTTCCCTCTGGCCTTGCCGTGGCCGGTAAGGATGTGGCGAATATCTATCCGAAGTTCTGGGGCGGCGTGAGCCCTCGGATCGGATTCGCCTATCAGCCTTACAGGAACGACAGGACGGTGATCCGAGGCGGTTACGGCCTGTATTACGACTCCATCTACATGAAGTCGATTCTGGAGAACAATGGCGCACAGAACATCTCGGTCTTCGGTCCTGGACAAAACCCGGCCGGATCGGAACAGGTTGTACAGGCACCCGGTCTTGCGAACACAGTGATCCAATCGGGTACTCCGATCTTCGAATCCTATGCCGATGCGCTCAACGGGCAGGGCGTGGTGAAGATCTCCACCTTCGATCCCCACTTCCGTCCCGCCTACACACAGGAGTTTGACTTTAATATTCAGCAGAGCCTGACTCCTTCGGTCATCTTCCAGCTTGGGTATGTAGGAACCAAGGGAACCCATCTGCTCGGATTGTTCGACATCAACCCGGCGCTCCCAGGCTCCGCTGTTCAGGCGAACCCGAACCTGACGCGCCCTTACTACAGCCAGTTCCCTAACTTCTCGGTGATTGACGAGGCCCGCAGTAACCTGGGCTCGATTTACAGCTCCTTGCAAAGTTCGCTGCGTATTCAGAACTATCACCATCTGACTGCGCAACTGGCTTATACCTGGGGTCACGCGTTGGACTATGAGACTGGCTTCCTGCCATATGTTCCGCAGGACCCCGCAAACGAGAAGGGGGAATACGGCAATTCCGACTTTGATGTGAGAAACACGGTAACCGGCTATCTGGATTACAGCATTCCGACATTCGGTCACACGAACCGGCTGGTGAAGGGTTGGGAGATCAACTCCGGATTCTCCTTCCACGGTGGCGAGCCCTTCACGGTTGTATCTGCCTCCAACCCGAGCAACAACGGAGAAGGCGCCGACCGTGCGGTTCAGGTGATTGCCAATCCGACTGCCGGCGTCTCCCACTCCATCGTGAACGGCGTCGTTCAGTGGTTTCAACCCAACGCGTTTGTCGATGAACCGGAGACAACCACGGTAGGTCCTGCGGGCCCGAATACTTATTCGCCTACACGCCGAGGCCAGAACTACAACCCCGGCTACAACTCCGTGGATGTTTCGTTTATCAAGACGACGCAGATCAAGGAGCGGGTCAGCGCGCAGTTCCGCGCTGATGTATTCAATATCTTCAATCGCACCAACTACGAGCCGGTTGGCCTTCCAAGCGCTGGAGAATCCGGCGCGATTGGTTCAACCATCGGGGTGTACCTTGGCAACCCGGGAATCGGACCCGGCGAACCTTTGAATGCTGAGTTTGCCTTGAAGATTCTCTTCTAGCCAGCCGGGATAATCCGGTAATCAACGAGCGGTGTCCGGCGAACCGGACGCCGCTTTGTTTTGTCTTATGTCCGTAACTCGCCAGATGAAACAAGAAGGCCCTGCCACGATAGCAGGGCCTTTTCCGTGCTTGCTGAGCAGTTACGAGAGGTAGGCGAAGGGCGTTTCCCTCATGCGCTCGTGGATCGGTTGAGGTTCCAGGCCGGCGGTTGATCCGCTCATCACTTCCTTGAAGGTCTTCTGGAAGACGGCCATCTCTTCGCGGGAGCCGACGGTGACGCGAACGCAGTTGGGCCATGCCGGCCAGATGCGCCCTATGTAGACATCCTTCTGGGCCATGGCGGCGTAGACCTCTTTACCGGGGCGGCGAACGTCGAGCATGAAGCAGTTGCTCACGGACGGCGTGGCATGGTAGCCCTCGCTCTTGAGCCACGCGAGATTTTCGGCGCGAATTTCGCCGATGAGCTTCTTGCGGGTGGGCACCAGATCGGTATCGATGAGACTGGCTTTGGCTGCGGCAATGGCGGTGATGGGCATGGAGTTCTGGCCTCCGAAGGTGGCGATCTGCTTCAGCAGGTCGGGGCGTCCGATGGCGAAGCCCATGCGAATGCCAGCCATTCCGTAGAGCTTCGAGAAGGTGCGCAGAACAATCACATCCTTGCCGTCCTTGACGAAATCAAGCGACGGTTGGGCATCGGAGAGGTGAATATAGGCCTCGTCGATCAGGATGACAGTTCCCTTCGGAGCTTTGGAGACCAGATACTCGACATCCTCGCGACTGGTGACCGTGCCGGTCGGATTGTTGGGATTGCAGAGGTAGATAACACCCGGTGTGGTCGATGCGGCCAGCATGGCCTTCACATCGTGCGTGGCGGCGCCTTTGGGATCGAGCAGCGGAACTTTGATGATGGGAGCGCCGGAGATATTCGCAGCCCACATCGGAGCTTCATAGCCTGGATCAGCGATTACGAGTGGCTTGTCCTTGGAGGTAAAGGCCAGCACGGTGAAATGCAACGGCTCACTGGAGCCGGCATAGACATCGACATAGCTGGGATCGAAGCCTTCCATTTTGGCGAAGGTCTCGCCGAGTTCCATCTGCATGGGGAACTCGTAGCGGCCGCCTTTGGGGATAATCTCGGCAATCGCCTTGCGCGCGGACTCCGATGGGCCGAGGGGATTCTCGTTGGCGTCGATGTGGATGCCTTTGTTCGGATCGGCAAATTTAGGACGCTGGGCGAAAGCGAGGCGGGATTCAGTTAGGACGGGGACCGAGGCGAGAGCCGAAGTGGCTGCGGCGATACGCAGGAAGTTACGGCGAGACAGGCCGCTACAGGCGACAGGATCGAGAATGGGAGTTTGCATCGATGTGACTCCTGAAAGACAAGATAGGTGAAATAGAGCGCAGAGGGGGCGCGGAGGCGTGGCCTGACAGAAAGGACGGAACAGGTTGGACTGGTTCCATACTTCAAGGTAGCGTTAGATGGCAAGTATGACAAGAAGGAAATCGGAAAGAACTTCCAAGCGGCGGAATCTCGTGCTAGTCTTGGTGCGGTAAACGATTTCCCGAACAGAAACGGGCCTCGAAATGGCCCTCCAGGGGAGCGATCATCCGCAAGTTCTTTCTCTCGTCGCAAGTTGGAAATGGTTTTCGCGGGGGCCGAGGCACGGATACGCGATCGGCACCTCATTTCGCTTGACAGGTATGCAGGTAAACCCATTTACTAAGACGGCGTCTCCGGCTATCCGGAACAAATCGCTCCCACGCAGGTGATCGAATGCTTCAGTTCGGAATGACCTCAAACCTCGCCAGCGGCGTGCTGTCTCAGGCAGCAGCCGTTTTCCTGGCAAACGGTGCGCCTTCGCTGGCCCACCTGGGCCTGCTCGACATCGCGGTGATCGCGATTTACTTCGTGATGGTCATCTGGATCGGCTATTACCTGAAATCGAAGGCAAGTACCAGCGAAGAATTCTTCATGGCCGGCCGCGAAATGACGGCATGGATCGCCGGGTTGAGCTTCGTCTCCGCCAACCTGGGCTCGCTGGAACTGATGGGCTGGGCCGGCTCGGCGTACCAGTACGGCATTCTGGCTGCGCACTGGTACTGGATCGGCGCGATTCCCGCCATGCTGTTTCTGGGCATGGTGATGATGCCCTTCTACTACGTCTGTAAGACCCACTCGGTGCCGGGGTATCTCAAGATGCGCTTCGGGCAGGCGTCGAGCGTGGTGGCGGCTTTCTCGTTCGCGTTCATGACCGTCCTGATGAGCGGGGTGAACATGTTCGCCATGGCCGAGGTGATGAAGGTCGTGTTGGGCTGGGACCTGAACTTTTCGATCATCGTCTCTTCAGTGGCCGTCGCGGCTTATGTGGCCCTGGGAGGGTTGCGCTCGGCGATCTTCAACGAGGTGCTGCAGTTTGTGCTTATCTGGGGCGGGGCGCTGCTGGTGCCGATCCTGGGCCTGATCGAAGCAGGCGGCTGGACAGGGCTGAAGACGAAGATCGCGCACAATATCGCGACGGGCGCGATCCCGATGGGCGACTACACACACATGTGGCGCAGCATGGGCCACTTTCAGGACAATCCGATGGGCGTGCACTGGACGGGCATCGTCTTCGGTCTCGGATTTGCCATCAGCTTCGGTTACTGGACCACCGATTTTCTTGTCGTCCAGCGCGTTCTTGCCGCTAACAGCCTGCGCTCAGCGCGGATGGCTCCGATTATCGGCTCCTTTTTCAAGATGGCCGTGCCCTTTATCGTGATTCTGCCCGGCCTGCTTGGCCTGGTCGTCCTGCAGAACCCGGACGGCAGCCTGATGAAGTTGGTTGGCGAAGACATAGTGAAGGCTAATCCGGCTGCGGGCCTGCACAGTTACAACGAAGTATTGCCGCTGATGCTGGTGCGCTATTGCAGCCCCGGCCTGCTAGGACTTGGAATCACAGCGCTGATTGCCGGATTCATGAGCGGCATGGCAGGCAATGTAAGCGCCTTTTCCGCGGTATGGACCTACGATATCTACCAGCCGCTGATCAACAAGAGAGCGAAGGACGAGCACTATGTCGCCGTCGGACGCTGGGCAACGATTCTTGGCGTGATCATTTCGATCTTTGCGGCCTACATGGTGATGAATGCCAAGGGCATTATGGACTACGTGCAGGCGCTCTTCAGCTTCTTTATTGCGCCGCTGCTGGGCGCTGTGCTGATGGGCATGTTCTGGAAGCGGGCCACGGCGGCAGGCGGTTTCTGGGGGCTGCTGACAGGCACGCTAACTTCGATTGGGCTGTTTGCGTGGGTGAAGGCAGACCCTTCGGCTCTGCGTTATGTGGCCTTATCGCCCTATGCGAAGGACATGGCAGAGAATATGTACCGCGCGCTTTGGTCGATCAGCGTGACCTTCATCGTGATCTTTGTCGTCAGTATGTTTGGCAAGGCGCGTCCGGTCGCGGAGTTGGATGGCCTTGTATACGGCGCTACCAAGATTCCGAAAGAAGAGCCGGTTCCCTTCTATAAGAATGAGTGGTACTGGGCAGCCGTGGCCATCGTGGCGTTTGTCGGTCTTCAAATCATGTTCTGGTAAGGAGAGAAAAGATGAAATCTACGGATATCTCAATCTGGTTTTTTATCGGCGTGCTCCTGACCATCTACGGGGTACTGATCCTGGGCTATGGGCTGTGGGAACTGATTACGGGCAACGTTGCTAATGTGGTTCTGGCCAATCTTCATGCGCCTGTGTGGTGGGGAGCTATCATGCTTGCGCTCGGGATCTTTTATTCGGTGCGGTTTCGTCCGGGCAAGGAGATTTGACCGGGTACTTTAGCGGAGAGTGAGACTCGGCCAGCGCTGACGGCTCATCGATCCGAAACGATCAGTAATCACTCCTCAACAAGTAATCAAACAATCAGATCGAATGAGACAGTCTCAATGACAAGGAGCAATTGAAATGGCAGCGCAAAGGACAATGACCTACGGTGTGGTGGTAGGCAATCGCGGATTCTTCCCGGACCATCTTGCGAAGACGGGACGTGAAGAGATTATTACGGCGATTGAAGCGGCAGGAGCCAAGGCAATCGTGCTGACGGCACAGGAATCGAAGTTTGGCGCGGTTGAGACGTTTGCCGAAGCACAGCGCTGCGCTGAGCTTTTCAAGAAACACGCCGAGGAGATCGATGGCATCATCATCACGCTGCCCAACTTTGGCGACGAGCGCGGAGTAGCGGATGCGTTGCGTCTCTCCGGCCTCAAGGTACCCGTGCTGGTGCAGGCTACGCCCGATAAGAGCGATGCGATGACCATCGCTACGCGGCGGGACAGCTTCTGCGGAAAGATGAGCGCCTGCAACAACCTGATGCAGTACGGGATTCCCTACTCGCTGACTACGCTGCACACAGAGGCTCCGGCTTCGCCTGAGTTCAAGGCGGATCTGGAGTGGTTTGGCGCGGTCTGCCGCGTTGTGAAAGGGCTCAAGAACCTGCGCATCGGCTCCATAGGCGCGCGTCCCCAGGCATTCAACACCGTCCGCTACTCCGAACGCATTCTGGAAACCAGCGGCATCTCGGTCATTCCGATCGATCTTTCTGAAATCCTAGGCCGCATCAACAAGATGGGCGATATGGACGATGCCGCGCAAGCCAAGCTGGCGGCGATCAAGAGCTATGTCACGACCTCCGGCATTCCCGATGCCGCGCTGCTCAAGATGTCCAAGCTGGGCGCGGTGATCGATGGCTGGATGAAGGAAGTCGCGGTGACGATCTCCGCGGTGCAGTGCTGGACTTCGCTGGAGGAGTATTTCGGCGTTGTGCCCTGCACCATCATGAGCATGATGTCCAACGACCTGATTCCATCGGCATGCGAGGTGGACGTGCCCGGCACGCTGAGCATGTACATGCTGGCGCTGGCTTCGGGCACACCTTCTGCCCTGCTTGACTGGAACAACAACTACGGCAGCCATCCGGATAAGTGCGTGTGCTTCCATTGCTCTAACCTGCCGAAGCACTTCTTCAAGGAGGTCCGGATGGACTTCCAGGAGATCATCGCCGGGACGGTGGGCAAGGAGAACACATTCGGAACCTGCGTGGGCCGCGTCAAGAGCGGAGCGATGAGCTATGCACGCTACTCGACGGACGACCGCCGGGGTGTTATTCGCGGGTATGTCGGGCCGGGCCAGTTCACGGACGATCCGCTGACGACCTTCGGCGGAGCCGGCGTTGCGGAGATTCCCAAGCTGCAGAAGCTGCTGAAGTATATCTGCCGCGAGGGCTTCGAGCATCATGTGGCTGCGAACTTCAGTGATGTGTCGAAGGCTGTGCATGAGGCTGCCAGCCGCTATCTGGGTTGGGAGAGCTATTACCATCCCGGGCTTGAGGATTAAGTTGCGGTACGTCTCCCAGGGCGCTGGCGAAATCTGTCAGCGCCCTGTTTTCTTTGTGGGAGATGGAACTGATAGATTGAAGAATATTTGAAGAGGGGAAAGCACTGGATGAGTACGCGAATTCGCAGGAGCCTGGTTGTCAACGACGCTACGCTGGTCACAGAAGAAGCATGGAACGCTGAACTGGAGGCGAAACATAACCAGGTGGTTGAGTGGCTTCGCGCTGAGCGGCTTGATGGGCTTCTGCTCAGACGAAATGAGAATATCGCCTGGCTGACTGGCGGCGCAGTAGAGTTGCGCGTGCTCACTCCAAGCGAGACCGGTGTGGGCGCGTTGCTGGTGACTGACGAGGGCGCGCGCTACTACTTCACCACGGCCAACGAGGCTCCGCGGCTGCA
This sequence is a window from Acidicapsa acidisoli. Protein-coding genes within it:
- a CDS encoding L-fucose/L-arabinose isomerase family protein is translated as MAAQRTMTYGVVVGNRGFFPDHLAKTGREEIITAIEAAGAKAIVLTAQESKFGAVETFAEAQRCAELFKKHAEEIDGIIITLPNFGDERGVADALRLSGLKVPVLVQATPDKSDAMTIATRRDSFCGKMSACNNLMQYGIPYSLTTLHTEAPASPEFKADLEWFGAVCRVVKGLKNLRIGSIGARPQAFNTVRYSERILETSGISVIPIDLSEILGRINKMGDMDDAAQAKLAAIKSYVTTSGIPDAALLKMSKLGAVIDGWMKEVAVTISAVQCWTSLEEYFGVVPCTIMSMMSNDLIPSACEVDVPGTLSMYMLALASGTPSALLDWNNNYGSHPDKCVCFHCSNLPKHFFKEVRMDFQEIIAGTVGKENTFGTCVGRVKSGAMSYARYSTDDRRGVIRGYVGPGQFTDDPLTTFGGAGVAEIPKLQKLLKYICREGFEHHVAANFSDVSKAVHEAASRYLGWESYYHPGLED